From a single Deinobacterium chartae genomic region:
- the ilvN gene encoding acetolactate synthase small subunit encodes MNTDHLISVIVRDEPRVLTRITALFGRRGYNIKSLSVGTTEHPGVSRMTFVVQGDRGIVIQAIRQLEKLHDVIRVIDHSEEKFVDRELVLVKVRVQTSEDRVEVRQIAEDFRARIVDVGRHALVFEVTGDEGKITAFIEQMRNFGILETMRTGRVALTRGSNADIPSHVYSGGPSRALEPLITPEVSAEASL; translated from the coding sequence GTGAACACAGACCACCTGATCTCCGTGATCGTCCGTGACGAGCCCAGGGTCCTGACCCGCATCACGGCCCTGTTCGGACGGCGCGGCTACAACATCAAGAGCCTCTCGGTCGGCACCACCGAGCACCCCGGCGTGTCGCGCATGACCTTCGTGGTGCAGGGCGACCGCGGCATCGTGATCCAGGCGATCCGCCAGCTCGAGAAACTGCACGACGTCATCCGGGTGATCGACCACTCGGAGGAGAAGTTCGTGGACCGCGAGCTGGTGCTGGTCAAGGTGCGCGTGCAAACCTCCGAGGACCGCGTGGAGGTGCGCCAGATCGCCGAGGATTTCCGCGCCCGCATCGTGGACGTTGGTCGCCACGCGCTGGTGTTCGAGGTCACCGGCGACGAGGGCAAGATCACCGCCTTTATCGAGCAGATGCGCAACTTCGGCATCCTGGAGACCATGCGCACCGGCCGGGTGGCCTTAACGCGCGGTTCAAACGCCGACATTCCCTCGCACGTGTACTCGGGCGGCCCCAGCCGCGCGCTCGAACCGCTCATCACCCCCGAAGTCTCGGCGGAAGCCTCGCTGTAA
- the ilvB gene encoding biosynthetic-type acetolactate synthase large subunit, giving the protein MNGAQALLQTLIQHNLTTIFGYPGGAVIPLYDALTGFPEIRHILVRHEQGAAHAAEGWAKATGEVGVCLATSGPGATNLVTGLADAMLDSVPLLAITGNVARPLIGTDAFQEADITGITLPVTKHNYLVRSADELPRVIAEAVRLARSGRPGPVLVDIPKDVQLEAFGGVIPTPHARPIPPAPSEEALETALEALRSARRPVLMLGGGAQDAAAEVTAFARAWRLPTITTLMGLGTLPASDPLWLGMPGMHGSVAANRAITEADLIVGMGLRFDDRVTGKTSRFAPNARIVHVDVDAAEIGKLIRTHVPVRGDAGAAARWLTQRAVPFALPEWEAQLDVWRANTITHDTWSAGYAVREIVSRLNPDDVLSTDVGQHQMLAAQLARFEKPRRWLTSGGLGTMGFGFPAAIGAKLACPESRSVVIAGDGGFQMTAQELATLTKYGIGVKIAVINNSYLGMVRQWQELFHEERYSEVWLGDSNPDFIKLADAYGIPGYRATNEQELGSVMDAWLNSEGPALLEARVPNQHAVYPMVPAGAALEDMIERDPQEAQPRKEETR; this is encoded by the coding sequence ATGAACGGTGCCCAAGCCCTGCTCCAGACGCTGATCCAGCACAACCTGACGACCATCTTCGGTTATCCGGGCGGCGCGGTCATTCCGCTGTACGACGCCCTCACCGGCTTTCCCGAGATTCGCCACATCCTGGTACGCCACGAGCAGGGTGCCGCCCACGCCGCCGAGGGCTGGGCCAAGGCCACCGGAGAGGTCGGCGTGTGCCTGGCAACCTCGGGCCCCGGTGCCACCAACTTGGTGACCGGCCTGGCCGACGCCATGCTCGACTCGGTGCCGCTGCTGGCCATCACCGGTAACGTGGCCCGCCCCCTGATCGGCACCGACGCCTTCCAGGAAGCCGACATCACCGGCATCACCCTGCCGGTCACCAAGCACAACTACCTCGTGCGCTCGGCCGACGAGCTGCCCCGGGTCATCGCCGAGGCGGTGCGCCTCGCCCGCAGCGGTCGCCCCGGACCGGTACTGGTTGACATCCCCAAGGACGTGCAACTCGAGGCCTTCGGTGGCGTGATCCCCACCCCGCACGCGCGTCCGATCCCGCCCGCTCCCAGCGAGGAAGCGCTCGAGACCGCCCTCGAGGCGCTCCGCAGCGCGCGCCGTCCGGTCCTGATGCTCGGCGGCGGCGCGCAAGACGCTGCCGCTGAGGTCACCGCCTTTGCCCGCGCCTGGCGCCTGCCCACCATCACCACCCTGATGGGTCTGGGGACTCTCCCCGCCTCGGACCCGCTGTGGCTGGGCATGCCCGGCATGCACGGCAGCGTGGCCGCCAACCGCGCCATCACCGAAGCCGACCTGATCGTCGGCATGGGATTGCGCTTCGATGACCGCGTGACCGGCAAGACCTCGCGCTTTGCCCCCAACGCCCGCATCGTGCACGTGGACGTGGACGCCGCCGAGATCGGCAAACTGATCCGCACGCACGTCCCGGTGCGCGGGGACGCCGGTGCCGCCGCGCGCTGGCTGACCCAGCGCGCCGTGCCCTTCGCGCTGCCCGAATGGGAAGCGCAGCTCGACGTGTGGCGCGCCAACACCATCACCCACGACACCTGGAGTGCGGGGTATGCGGTCCGCGAGATCGTAAGCCGCCTGAACCCCGATGACGTGCTGTCCACCGACGTGGGCCAGCACCAGATGCTGGCCGCGCAGCTCGCCCGCTTCGAGAAGCCGCGCCGCTGGCTCACCTCGGGCGGTCTGGGCACCATGGGCTTCGGCTTCCCGGCCGCCATCGGCGCCAAGCTGGCCTGCCCGGAATCGCGCAGCGTGGTGATCGCCGGAGACGGCGGCTTTCAGATGACCGCGCAGGAACTCGCCACCCTGACCAAGTACGGCATCGGCGTCAAGATCGCGGTGATCAACAACTCGTACCTGGGCATGGTGCGCCAGTGGCAGGAGCTGTTCCACGAGGAGCGCTACAGCGAGGTGTGGCTGGGCGACTCGAACCCGGACTTCATCAAGCTGGCCGACGCCTACGGCATCCCCGGCTACCGCGCCACCAACGAGCAGGAGCTGGGCAGCGTGATGGACGCGTGGCTGAACAGCGAAGGCCCGGCGCTGCTCGAGGCACGGGTGCCCAACCAGCACGCGGTGTACCCGATGGTCCCGGCCGGCGCGGCCCTCGAGGACATGATCGAGCGCGATCCCCAGGAAGCCCAGCCCAGAAAAGAGGAAACGCGGTGA
- the ilvC gene encoding ketol-acid reductoisomerase: protein MPAKMYYDADVSLRPLEDTTVAIIGYGSQAHAHAQNLKDSGIDVVVGLREGSASRAKALQAGLRVASIEEATREASVVMILIPDEHIAATYRESVAPNLAAGKALAFAHGFNVHFKQVEPASDVDVFLVAPKGPGHMLRRVYVEGAGMPGIFAVHQDATGKAREIALAYARGIGCTRAGVLETTFQEETETDLFGEQTVLCGGLTQLIQNGFETLVEAGYQPEIAYFETLHEVKLIVDLIYEKGFAGMRHSISNTAEYGDYVTGPKVVAGPSKQAMREALERIRSGEFAREFVQEAQQGYPNMKRWRSEMNEHPLEVVGKRLRDMMPFIEKKELEV from the coding sequence ATGCCCGCAAAAATGTACTACGACGCCGACGTTTCCCTGCGCCCCCTCGAGGACACCACCGTGGCCATCATCGGTTACGGCTCGCAGGCGCACGCTCACGCCCAGAACCTCAAGGACAGCGGGATCGACGTGGTCGTCGGTCTGCGCGAGGGCAGCGCCTCGAGGGCCAAGGCCCTGCAGGCCGGGTTGCGGGTCGCCAGCATCGAGGAGGCCACCCGCGAAGCCAGCGTGGTGATGATCCTGATTCCCGACGAGCACATCGCGGCCACCTACCGCGAGTCGGTCGCCCCCAACCTCGCAGCGGGCAAGGCGCTGGCCTTCGCGCACGGCTTCAACGTGCACTTCAAGCAGGTGGAGCCCGCCAGCGACGTGGACGTGTTCCTGGTGGCCCCCAAGGGCCCCGGCCACATGCTGCGCCGCGTGTACGTGGAGGGCGCGGGCATGCCCGGCATCTTCGCGGTTCATCAAGACGCCACCGGCAAGGCCCGCGAGATCGCCCTGGCCTACGCGCGCGGCATCGGCTGCACCCGCGCCGGCGTGCTGGAGACCACCTTCCAAGAAGAGACCGAGACCGACCTGTTCGGCGAGCAGACCGTGCTGTGCGGCGGCCTGACCCAGCTGATCCAAAACGGCTTCGAGACCCTGGTGGAAGCCGGCTACCAGCCGGAAATCGCCTACTTCGAGACCCTGCACGAGGTGAAGCTGATCGTGGACCTGATCTACGAGAAGGGCTTCGCCGGCATGCGCCACTCGATCTCGAACACCGCCGAGTACGGCGACTACGTGACCGGACCCAAGGTCGTGGCGGGGCCCTCGAAGCAGGCGATGCGCGAGGCCTTGGAGCGCATCCGCAGCGGCGAATTCGCCCGCGAATTCGTGCAGGAGGCCCAGCAGGGCTACCCCAACATGAAGCGCTGGAGAAGCGAGATGAACGAGCACCCCCTCGAGGTGGTCGGCAAGCGCCTGCGCGACATGATGCCGTTCATCGAGAAGAAGGAACTGGAAGTATGA